GCCGGGCGTCCACGTCCCGCAGCGCCACATCGACCAGTGCGCCGGTGACTTTTCCCTTGCCGACCTCAAGCCAGGCGCGCAAGGCGCCCTGCCCCCGGTTCAGCGCCAGCCCCAGCGACTCCAGGCTGGCATGGCGCTGGATGCGCGACACATCGACATGCGAAAAGTCCCCGTACACCTGCCCCGTCCAGGCCGCGAAATCGCCGGTTCGCCTAGAGAGCAGCGGCTGCCTGAAGATGCCCCTGAGGCTGAAACGCTCGCCCCATTCGGGCGGCGGCGTCGCGTCCAGGCGCATCAGGTGGCGGCGGTGGCCATTCCTCATCACGCCATCGACCTGGCTCAGGGCCAGCGGCGGCGCCTGGCGCATCTCGTCGGTCCAGCGCACGGTGCCGCCGCGCACGATGAATTCGGTCTGCGAAAACAGCCAGTCCGCCATGGCACTGTGGCCGGTGTCGCTGTCCTTCGAGACATCCAGGCCACCGACAAAGATTTTTCCGTCAACCGCGCGCCGGATATCGACTTCGGGCCGCTCGATCACCAGTTGTTCAAAGCCAAGTCCCCACAGCGAGGAAGGTGAAAGCGCGCCCAGAATGTGCGGCAGCCGCACCGCTTCGCGCCCCTGCGCATCGAGCAGGCTGACGTCATGCAGCTCGAAGGAGGGAATGGCGCCCTCCGAGCGCCCGGTGATCTGGCCGATGCGGACCGGCACACCGAGCGCCCGGCTGGCCTGGGCTTCCAGGCGCGGACGAAACTCGGCGATTCGCGGCACAATCCAGCCGTGGAGCACCAGCCAGCTCAGGCCAAAGAGCAGCCAGGCCGAGGCGACCAGCCACAGCAGGCCGCGCAGGGCCACGGCAATCCACCGCAGGCGTCGGGACGGCAAGGCTGGCAAAACTGGCGGGCTGGTAAGGGTAGGCTCCATTGACCTGAGAATTATGACCGCCGACGGTAAAACCGGCCGGCGCAGAACCACGAAGTTTGTGAAGTAGTGTGGTCAACTACCCCGGCCTGAAGGCCGGAGCTTGGAGTCGAAAGACAAAGAGTTAGGTTGAAGCAGGGAAAGCGGTAACCAACCCGCTACGTTAGTAACAGGTCGTTCAGACGCACCAGCGAATGCTTCCTCAGTTTGCTGCTCTGCAAGGCTTTAATCATGCAGACCAAAGGTAAAGGGTCGAAGGTTTTAGTCGCTGCCCTCAAAAGCAGGAGCCGGTTGCTGACATTCCCGAGGGGACATACGCCGCAAGGCGTGGGTCACAAGGCCCTTACGGGCTAGCCGAAAGGCCGAGCAGGTGAAAAGCCTGCACCTTATTCACTGGTGGCAAAAACGGACGCGACAGGTACGTCACCAAAGCAGGGGGGATGCTTCGCATCCCGCGCTCTACCTCCCCGGCCTGAAGGCCGGGGTTTCACGCGCAAACTGATGACCGATTCCTCAACTGGCTGTCCAACAACCCCTGTTGCCGTGGGGTTGACCGCCCCGGCCACCTCGCCGGCTTCGTCGTACTCGCGTTACGTCCAGCGCATTCGCCGCCGCTATGCCGCACAGATGCCGCTGCTGCCGGCTGGCGAGCCGGTGCGCGCCATGATGCAGGCCACGCTCGATGCGCTGCTGGCCGGCGGCCTGGAAACCGGCGCCGCCCTGCGCGTGTTGCGCCAGCTGGTTCTGGAACGGCTGGTGGTGCTGGACTGCAGTCAAGAAGCCCCCACGCTCCACACTGCGTGTGGTTCGCTGCCCCCCGAGGGGGCTGGCGTTGCGCTGGGGGTCGTGACCCGCGCCATGACCGAGCTGGCCGAACTGGCGCTGGACGTGGCCATGCGCCACTCCCGGGAAGCGCTCGATGCGCAGCACGGCGCCCCCCAGGCCCCGGGCGGCGTGCCGGCGCAAATGTGGGTGGTCGGCATGGGCAAGCTCGGCGCGCGCGAACTCAATGTGTCCAGCGACATCGACCTGATCTACGTCTATGACCATGACGGCGACACGGCCGGCCGCCCCGACGGCCGGGGCCAGATTTCCAACCACGAGTATTTCGCGCGCCAGGTCAGGGCGGTGTTCAGCCTGATTGGCGACGCCACCGAGCACGGCTTTGTGTTTCGCGTTGACCTGGCGCTGCGGCCCAACGGCAATTCCGGCCCGGCGGCGGTGTCGCTGAGCGCGCTGGAAGAATATTTTCAGGCGCAGGGCCGTGAATGGGAGCGCTTTGCCTGGCTCAAGAGCCGCGTCGTGGCGCCGCTCGAATGCATCCAGAGTGGCTCGGCGCGGGCACTGCGCGGCCCGGTGCTGCCGTTTGTGTTCCGGCGCTACCTCGACTACAGCGTGTTCGATGCGCTGCGCGTGCTGCATCGGCAAATCCGCGAGCATGCGGCCAAGCGCTGCGCCGGCCATCCCGAGCGCGCCAACGACGTGAAGATGTCGCGCGGCGGCATCCGCGAGATCGAATTCACCGTGCAGCTGCTGCAGGTGGTGCGCGGCGGGCAGTTTCCCGAACTGCGCACCCGGCCCACGCTGGACGCCCTGCAGCGCGTCGCCCATGCCGGGCTGATGCCGCAGGACACCGCCGACGCCATGGCCCGCGCCTATGACTTCCTGCGCCGCGTCGAGCACCGCATCCAGTACCTGGACGACCAGCAGACGCATGTGCTGCCGACGCGCGACGACGACCTGGCCTGGATTGCGCAGACGCTGGGCTACGGCGACTGCTGCGCCTTCCTGTGCGACCTGGACAGCCACCGCGAACTGGTCGCCGGCGAGTTCGACCGGCTGCTCGGCGGCCAGCCCAAGTGCAATGGCAAGGGCTGCGGCAAAGCGGGCGACAGGCCGGCCCAGCAGCTCGATGACCTGCTCGACCAGCTGCCGCCCGAGTGGCCGGCGCACTTCAGGAGCCGCCTGGCGCTGTGGTGCCAGCATCCGCGCATCCTGGCCCTGCGCGAGGAATCGCGCGCGCGCCTGAGCCGGCTGGTGCAGCGCACCGCCCACTGGCTGCTCGAAGGCAGCGTGACCGAAGAGGCGGCGCTGCGGCTGATCGACTGGATCGAGCCGCTGCTGCGGCGCGAAAGCTACCTGGCGCTGCTGATGGAGCGCCCGTCGGTGCACGAGCGGCTGCTGCGGCTGCTGGGCGCGGCCAAGTGGCCGGCGCGCTACCTGATGCAGCACCCCGGCGTGATCGACGAGCTGGCCAGCGACGAGCTGATGCGCGAGCGCTTTGACGCGGCCACCTTTTCCAGCGACCTGCAGCAACGGCTCGCAGCGCTCAGGCGCACCGGCGAGGATGACGAGGAAACCTGCCTGAACCTGCTGCGGCGCGCCCACCATGTCGAGGTATTTCGCACCCTGGCGCGCGACGTGGAAGGCGTGCTCACGGTCGAGCAGGTGGCCGACGACCTGAGCGCGCTGGCCGAGGCGATTCTCGCCCTCACCACCGACTGGTGCTGGCGGCACCTGAAGATGCGCCACCGCGACAAGCCGCAGTTCGCCATCATTGCCTATGGCAAGCTGGGCGGCAAGGAACTGGGCTACGGCAGCGACCTGGACATCGTGTTCGTCTATGAAGACGAGGACGAGCGCGCCCCCGAGGTGTACGGCGCCTTCGTTCGCAAGCTGATCAACTGGCTGACCCTGAAGACCGGCGAAGGCGACCTGTACGAGATCGACACCGCGCTACGCCCCAACGGCAATTCGGGCCTGCTCAGCACGCCGTTCGAAGCCTATGCCAACTACCAGCAGCGGCGCGGCAGCAACACCGCCTGGACCTGGGAGCACCAGGCCATGACGCGCGCCCGCTTCGTGCTGGGCAGCGAGTCGCTGCGCCAGCGCTTCGACGAGGTGCGCCGGGCGGTCATCAGCGCGCCGCGCGACCCGCTGGCCCTGCGCCAGGAAATCGAGGACATGCGCCAGAAGGTACGCGGCGCGCACCCCATCCGGGGCGGCAAGTTCGATGTCAAGCACAGCGCCGGCGGCATGGTCGATGCCGAATTCGCGGTGCAGTTCCTGGTGCTGTCCGAATCGGCGCGGCACCCGGAGCTGGTCGATAACGTCGGCAACATCGCCCTCTTGCTACGCGCGGAAAGCGCCGGACTGCTGCCGGGCGGCGTGGGCCAGGATGCCGCCAGCGCCTACCGCGAACTGCGGCGCGTGCAGCATGTGGCGCGCCTGAACGAAGCGCCGACGCAGGTCATGCCGCCCGAATTGCAGGATGAGCGTGAAGCGATCCAGAAGCTGTGGAGCACGGTGTTCGACGCCTGAGCGCCTGAAAGCGGCCGTTCTTGAGAACATCCGTGCCCTTGCCTGCAAGCTGATTAAATCAAATGATTTAATTAAATCAATCGTTTGATTGTCATGGTTTAATCAAACTCATGACTTCAGCCCTGCCCTTATCGCCGTCACCACCGTTATCGCCGCCCATTGAACCGCCCAGCCAGGAAACGCGCGGTCAGCGTGCTGACGGCACCAAGGCCCGGCAGAACCTGCTGCACACCGCGCTCCGGCTGTTTGCCGAAAAAGGCTTCAGCAAGACATCGACGCGCGAGATTGCCCTGGCCGCCAGCGCCAATATTGCCTCGATCAGCTACTACTTCGGCGACAAGGCGGGGCTGTACCGCGCCGCGTTCACCGAACCAATGGGCTGCACCGAGGACCAGCGGGCGCTGTACGACCAGCCCGATTTCACTTTGCGGCAATCGCTGCAGGCGTTTATCGGCAGTTTTTTGGCACCGATGAAACAAGGCGAACTGGTGCAGCAATGCACGCGCCTGCACTTTCGCGAAATGCTGGAGCCGACCGGCTTGTGGGCCGAGGAAATCAACAACGACATCAAGCCCGCCCACGCCGCGCTGGTGGCGGTGCTGGCCCGCCACTTGGGGCTTTCGGCGGCGGACGATGGCCTGCACCGGCTGGCCTTCAGCATCACCGGCCTGCCGCTGCAGCTTTTCATCGGGCGCGACTGCGTGCAGGCCATCCGGCCCGAGCTGATCGAGCAGCCGGAGGCGATTGACGCCTGGGTCAGCCAGATGGTGCTGTATGCCGAAGCCATGGTGAACATCGAAGCGGCGCAGCGCCAGCCGCCGCCGGCCTATCAGGAACAACCAGAAAAATCATGACATCACGCTTGAGAACCCCTTCACGCCTGCTGATCGGCCTGCTGCCCTTGTGGCTGGGCGCCTGCGCCACGCTGCCCGCGCCGCCGCTGGTGTCCGCGCCCGTTCCGCCGCAGTGGCAGGCGGCGCTGCCGCACCAGGGCTCGCTGACCGATCTGAGCCAGTGGTGGCGGCAGCAGGGCGACCCGGTGCTGGCCGAGCTGATTGCCGCCGCCCAGGCCGTCAGCCCGACGGTGGCGTCGGCGCGCTCGCGCATCGAGCAGGCGCGCGCCGCCCGGGTGACGGCCGGCGCCGCCTTGCTGCCGACGCTCGATGCATCGGCCAGCCTGAGCCGGGGCCGCTCGCTGCAAAGCATCGGCTCGGACAGCGTGCCGGTGGTGACGACGGCGCAGGCCGGGCTGCAGGCGGCCTGGGAATTGGACATGGCGGGCGGCAACCGTGCCAGCCTGGATGCGGCCGCGCAGCGCCTGCTGGGCGCCGATGCGCAGTGGCACGAGGCACGCGTGTCGGTGGCCGCCGAGGTCGCCAACCAGTACGACAGCCTGCGCAGCTGCCGCGCGCTGGCCGATGTGACGCAGCTGGATGCCGCGTCGCGCCAGGAAACCGCGCGCCTCTCTGGCCTGAGCAAGCAGGCAGGCTTCACCGCGCCCGCCACCGACGCGCTGGCCCGCGCCAGCGCCGCCGATGCGCGCGGCCGCGCTACGCGCCAGGCCGCGCTGTGCGAGCTGGACCTGAAGGCCCTGGTCGCCCTGAGCGGGCTGGCGGAGCCCGATTTAAGGCAAAAACTGGCTCCTGCGCAGGTGGAACGGGCGCAAGCAGCTATTGTTTCAATAGCATCCGTACCTGCCGACGTACTGGCCCAGCGGCCCGACGTGTTCAGCGCCGGGCGCGAAGTCGCGGCCGCCAGCGCCGATGTGGGCAGTGCGCAGGCCGCGCGCTACCCGCGCCTGGGGCTGAGCGGCTCCATCGGCGCCACGCAGGCGCGCGCCCTCGGCACCACGGTCACCCTGGACACCTGGTCCATCGGCCCGCTGAGCCTGAGCCTGCCTTTGTTTGACGGCGGCCGGCGCGCCGCCGATGTCCAAGCCGCGCAGGCGCGCTACGCCGAAGCCGCCGCCCTGTACCGCGCCAAGGTGCGCCAGGCGGTGCGCGAGGTCGAGGAAGCGCTGGTCAGCCTGCAGAGCACCGACGCACGCCAGGGCGATGCCGAAGCGGCGGTGGCCGGCTACCGCGCCGCCTTCACCGGCACCGAAGCGCTGTACAAAAACGGCCTGGCCAGCCTACTTGAACTGGAAGACGCCCGCCGCACGCTGCTGACGGCTGAAATCAGCCGCGTGTCGCTGCAGCAGGAGCGCAAGGCGGCCGGCGTGGCGCTGTACCGCGCCGTGGGCGGCGGCTGGACGCCGGCGCTGGCGCCGCTCCAGGCCGGCGTCGCTGCCGTTTCGCCGACTCCCGCCTCCTCCCAATAGCCCACCAATAGCCCGATAGACCGGCCCCGGCCATCCTCCTGACTGAGCTTTCACCATGAACAAACCCACCGCCAAGTCCGTCATCGCCGCCGCCATCGCCGTGCTGGCCGTCGCTGCCGGCGCTTACTTTTTCACCTCAAGCCAGCGTGATTCAACCGCAGCCAGCCCGCCCAAGGCCGCGCCCAAGCCCGCGCTGACGGTGACCGCCGCCCTGCCCGAATCGATCCGCCTGCCGATCACGCTGGCGGCCAACGGCAACATCGCCGCCTGGCAGGAGGCCGTCATCGGCGCCGAATCGGCCGGCCTGCGGCTGACCGAAGTGCGCGTCAACGTCGGCGACGTGGTCAAGGCCGGCCAGGTGCTGGCGACGTTTTCGACGGACAGCGTGCAGGCCGACGTGGCGCAGGCGCGCGCCAGCTTGCTGGAGGCCCAAGCCAACGCGGCCGATGCCGCCGCCAACGCCGAGCGCGCGCGCAGCCTGCAAAGCTCGGGCGCGCTGAGCGCGCAGCAGATCAACCAGTATTTGACGCTTGAGAAAACCGCCAAAGCGCGCGCCGAAGCCGCGCAGGCCGTGCTCGGCGCGCAGCAGTTGCGCGGCCGGCAGACGCAGGTGCTGGCGCCCGACAGCGGCGTGATCTCGGCGCGCAGCGCCACCGTGGGCGCGGTCGTCGGCAACGGCGTCGAGCTGTTTCGCATGATCCGCCAGGGCCGGCTGGAGTGGCGCGCCGAGGTCACCTCCAGCGAACTGGGCCGGATCAGGGAAGGCCTGCCGGTCAGCGTGGTTCCGGCCAGCGGCGGCGAGTTGCGCGGGCGCGTGCGCATGCTGGCGCCCAGCGTCGATCCGCTGACGCGCTCGGCGCTGGTCTATGTCGATCTGCCATCGGCCGCCAGCAAGGGCTCGACCGCCAGGGCCGGCATGTTCGCGCGCGGCGAGTTCGACCTGGGCGCGTCCACCGCGCTGACCATCCCGCAGCGCGCGCTGGTGGTGCGCGACGGCTTCAACTACGTGTTCCGGCTGGGCGACGGCAACCGCGTCAGCCAGCTCAAGGTGCAGACCGGGCGGCTGGCCGGCGAGCGCGTCGAGGTGGTGTCGGGCTTGATGCCCGATGCGCGCATCGTTGTCAATGGCGCGGGCTTCCTGAACGACGGCGATCTGGTCCGCCTGGGCCAGGAAAATGACTCAAATCAGCCTCCTGCGCAGGCTGCATCTGCCTCAGTAGCTATTAAAAATGGAGCAAACCCATGAACGTCTCCTCCTGGTCGATCAAGAACCCGATTCCGGCGGTGATGCTGTTCGTGCTGCTGGCCTTTGGCGGCATGCTGTCCTTCAACGCGATGAAGGTGCAGAACTTTCCCGACATTGATTTGCCCACCGTCAGCGTCTCGGCCTCGCTGCCGGGCGCGGCGCCCGCGCAACTCGAAACCGAGGTCGCGCGCAAGCTCGAAAACTCGATTGCCACCGTGCAGGGCCTGAAACACATCATGACCAAGGTGCAGGACGGCGGCGTCAGCGTCACCGCCGAATTCCGCCTGGAAAAGCCGGTGCAGGAAGCGGTGGACGACGTGCGCTCGGCCGTCGCCCGCGTGCGCTCGGACCTGCCCGCCGACGTGCGCGACCCGGTCGTCACCAAGGTCGATCTGGCCGGCCAGCCGATCCTGGCCTTCACGATTGCCTCCAGCCGCATGGACGCCGAGGCGCTGTCGTGGTTTGTCGATAACGACATTTCGCGCAAGCTGCTGGCCGTTCGCGGCGTCGGCGCGGTGAATCGCGTCGGCGGCGTGACGCGCGAGGTGCGCGTGGCGCTGGACCCGTCCAGGCTGCAAGCGCTGGGCGCCAGCGCCGCCGACATCTCGCGCCAGCTCAAGCAGGTGCAGACCGAAAGCGCGGGCGGGCGCACTGACTTAGGCGGCAGCGAGCAGCCGGTGCGCACGCTGGCCACCGTCAAGTCGGCGCAGGAATTGGGCGCGCTCGAACTGGCGCTCAGCGACGGCCGCAGGATTCGCCTGAGCGATGTCGCCACCGTCAGCGATACCGTGTCCGAACCGCGCTCGGCCGCGCTGCTCGACGGCAAGCCGGTGGTCGGTTTTGAAGTCGCGCGCAGCCGGGGCGAGAGCGAAGTCACCGTCGGCGCGGCCGTGCAGGCGGCGCTGAAAGACCTCAAGGCCCAGCACCCCGACCTGGTGCTGACCGAAGCCTTCAACTTCGTCCAGCC
This DNA window, taken from Polaromonas hydrogenivorans, encodes the following:
- a CDS encoding efflux RND transporter periplasmic adaptor subunit, translated to MNKPTAKSVIAAAIAVLAVAAGAYFFTSSQRDSTAASPPKAAPKPALTVTAALPESIRLPITLAANGNIAAWQEAVIGAESAGLRLTEVRVNVGDVVKAGQVLATFSTDSVQADVAQARASLLEAQANAADAAANAERARSLQSSGALSAQQINQYLTLEKTAKARAEAAQAVLGAQQLRGRQTQVLAPDSGVISARSATVGAVVGNGVELFRMIRQGRLEWRAEVTSSELGRIREGLPVSVVPASGGELRGRVRMLAPSVDPLTRSALVYVDLPSAASKGSTARAGMFARGEFDLGASTALTIPQRALVVRDGFNYVFRLGDGNRVSQLKVQTGRLAGERVEVVSGLMPDARIVVNGAGFLNDGDLVRLGQENDSNQPPAQAASASVAIKNGANP
- a CDS encoding efflux transporter outer membrane subunit, translated to MTSRLRTPSRLLIGLLPLWLGACATLPAPPLVSAPVPPQWQAALPHQGSLTDLSQWWRQQGDPVLAELIAAAQAVSPTVASARSRIEQARAARVTAGAALLPTLDASASLSRGRSLQSIGSDSVPVVTTAQAGLQAAWELDMAGGNRASLDAAAQRLLGADAQWHEARVSVAAEVANQYDSLRSCRALADVTQLDAASRQETARLSGLSKQAGFTAPATDALARASAADARGRATRQAALCELDLKALVALSGLAEPDLRQKLAPAQVERAQAAIVSIASVPADVLAQRPDVFSAGREVAAASADVGSAQAARYPRLGLSGSIGATQARALGTTVTLDTWSIGPLSLSLPLFDGGRRAADVQAAQARYAEAAALYRAKVRQAVREVEEALVSLQSTDARQGDAEAAVAGYRAAFTGTEALYKNGLASLLELEDARRTLLTAEISRVSLQQERKAAGVALYRAVGGGWTPALAPLQAGVAAVSPTPASSQ
- a CDS encoding CerR family C-terminal domain-containing protein, whose translation is MTSALPLSPSPPLSPPIEPPSQETRGQRADGTKARQNLLHTALRLFAEKGFSKTSTREIALAASANIASISYYFGDKAGLYRAAFTEPMGCTEDQRALYDQPDFTLRQSLQAFIGSFLAPMKQGELVQQCTRLHFREMLEPTGLWAEEINNDIKPAHAALVAVLARHLGLSAADDGLHRLAFSITGLPLQLFIGRDCVQAIRPELIEQPEAIDAWVSQMVLYAEAMVNIEAAQRQPPPAYQEQPEKS
- the glnE gene encoding bifunctional [glutamate--ammonia ligase]-adenylyl-L-tyrosine phosphorylase/[glutamate--ammonia-ligase] adenylyltransferase — encoded protein: MTDSSTGCPTTPVAVGLTAPATSPASSYSRYVQRIRRRYAAQMPLLPAGEPVRAMMQATLDALLAGGLETGAALRVLRQLVLERLVVLDCSQEAPTLHTACGSLPPEGAGVALGVVTRAMTELAELALDVAMRHSREALDAQHGAPQAPGGVPAQMWVVGMGKLGARELNVSSDIDLIYVYDHDGDTAGRPDGRGQISNHEYFARQVRAVFSLIGDATEHGFVFRVDLALRPNGNSGPAAVSLSALEEYFQAQGREWERFAWLKSRVVAPLECIQSGSARALRGPVLPFVFRRYLDYSVFDALRVLHRQIREHAAKRCAGHPERANDVKMSRGGIREIEFTVQLLQVVRGGQFPELRTRPTLDALQRVAHAGLMPQDTADAMARAYDFLRRVEHRIQYLDDQQTHVLPTRDDDLAWIAQTLGYGDCCAFLCDLDSHRELVAGEFDRLLGGQPKCNGKGCGKAGDRPAQQLDDLLDQLPPEWPAHFRSRLALWCQHPRILALREESRARLSRLVQRTAHWLLEGSVTEEAALRLIDWIEPLLRRESYLALLMERPSVHERLLRLLGAAKWPARYLMQHPGVIDELASDELMRERFDAATFSSDLQQRLAALRRTGEDDEETCLNLLRRAHHVEVFRTLARDVEGVLTVEQVADDLSALAEAILALTTDWCWRHLKMRHRDKPQFAIIAYGKLGGKELGYGSDLDIVFVYEDEDERAPEVYGAFVRKLINWLTLKTGEGDLYEIDTALRPNGNSGLLSTPFEAYANYQQRRGSNTAWTWEHQAMTRARFVLGSESLRQRFDEVRRAVISAPRDPLALRQEIEDMRQKVRGAHPIRGGKFDVKHSAGGMVDAEFAVQFLVLSESARHPELVDNVGNIALLLRAESAGLLPGGVGQDAASAYRELRRVQHVARLNEAPTQVMPPELQDEREAIQKLWSTVFDA